In the Camelina sativa cultivar DH55 unplaced genomic scaffold, Cs unpScaffold04564, whole genome shotgun sequence genome, AATCACatgaatattaaatataaacttaCATCTTTTTTGTCAAATGGCATAAGGAATGGGTCTCTGACACTTAGACCAGCGACAACGGTCATTACTGGATCTAGACAGTTGAAGATAGCCCCTAAAATAAGCATTTTTCCGAGTTTAGGCTCCACCGGAAGCACAGACAGATTTTTCCCTGCATAGAGAATATAATGAGTTCCTGCCAGAATTTGAGAAACCAGATATGTAAGTAACAGAAAAAAGTCCCGTAGAAACACACCTAAAGCTGTTAAATTTTCATCGTCATCAAGAGCCCCAATGATCTTTAGATACTCAACAGCATTTTGGACCTGAAAATCAACATAACGATCAACAATAGATGT is a window encoding:
- the LOC104774681 gene encoding DExH-box ATP-dependent RNA helicase DExH3-like yields the protein MPGECYHLYPRCVYDAFADYQQPELLRTPLQSLCLQIKSLRLGSISEFLSRALQPPEALSVQNAVEYLKIIGALDDDENLTALGKNLSVLPVEPKLGKMLILGAIFNCLDPVMTVVAGLSVRDPFLMPFDKKD